The following are from one region of the Fusarium keratoplasticum isolate Fu6.1 chromosome 4, whole genome shotgun sequence genome:
- a CDS encoding Sacchrp-dh-NADP domain-containing protein has product MPLIKEHGRQYDLVVFGATGYTGKWTAEYITTHLATDLKWAVAGRSESKLQAVVDECKKRNPDRLPPGIEIASLNDNDLSALAKKTCVLITAVGPYSVYGEHAFKACAEAGTHYVDATGEFPWVHKMIKKYEATAKKTGAILVPQSGIESAPVDLGTWAMAKAIRTELGTPTKNVTISLHRISSTPSGGTLATALGLWDIFTLKEVKEANSPYAQSPIPHKEPTRPKDSILEKIFGVRTIPNLGLMTTSAMASTNIPVIERTWGLLSETPSRKDEFYGPNFTWSEYMKARNWLHGIFIHWLLLIGGMLVVSIPPLRAFLKNRVLQPGEGAKHEDTENDALEYKCIAYPDSEKATGKAAYCHMWHHGGIYYLTGMLLAEIAATILEDEIKLDGGCYTPACLGQGLIDRLDDSGLKMEVKIIDA; this is encoded by the exons ATGCCTTTGATCAAAGAGCATGGTCGTCAATACGACCTTGTCGTTTTTGGAGCTACCG GCTATACGGGCAAATGGACTGCCGAGTACATCACCACTCACCTCGCAACTGACCTGAAGTGGGCTGTCGCCGGCCGCTCAGAGTCTAAACTGCAAGCTGTCGTGGACGAGTGCAAAAAGCGCAATCCTGACCGGCTGCCACCAG GCATTGAGATCGCCAGTCTCAACGACAATGACTTGAGTGCACTCGCGAAAAAGACGTGTGTCCTCATCACCGCTGTCGGCCCATACAGCGTCTACGGCGAACATGCCTTCAAGGCTTGCGCTGAGGCGGGAACCCATTATGTGGATGCCACGGGTGAGTTCCCATGGGTTcacaagatgatcaagaagTATGAGGCGactgccaagaagacgggtgCTATCCTGGTCCCTCAGTCTGGTATTGAGTCTGCTCCCGTGGACCTCGGCACATGGGCTATGGCCAAGGCAATCCGCACCGAATTGGGAACTCCGACCAAGAATGTTACCATTTCTCTGCACAGGATCAG CTCGACCCCTTCTGGTGGCACTCTGGCTACTGCGCTCGGCCTTTGGGATATCTTCACATTGAAGGAAGTGAAGGAGGCCAACAGCCCATATGCTCAGTCTCCTATCCCCCATAAGGAGCCCACGAGGCCCAAGGACTCTATCCTTGAGAAGATCTTTGGTGTTCGAACTATCCCTAACCTTGGTCTGATGACCACTTCTGCCATGGCATCGACCAACATCCCCGTCATTGAGCGGACCTGGGGACTTCTCTCGGAGACACCGTCTCGAAAGGATGAGTTCTACGGACCCAACTTTACCTGGTCAGAGTACATGAAGGCTCGCAATTGGCTCCATGGAATATTCATCCACTGGCTCCTACTGATCGGAGGCATGTTGGTTGTGTCGATTCCTCCGTTGAGGGCGTTTCTGAAGAACCGTGTCTTGCAGCCTGGAGAGGGCGCCAAGCACGAAGACACAGAGAACGATGCGCTTGAGTACAAATGTATTGCGTATCCTGACTCTGAAAAGGCCACAGGCAAGGCAGCTTATTGCCACATGTGGCATCATGGCGGCATTTACTACT TGACGGGAATGCTCCTCGCAGAGATCGCTGCGACTATCTTGGAAGATGAAATCAAGCTTGATGGAGGCTGCTATACGCCAGCCTGTCTTGGCCAGGGCTTAATTGATCGATTGGACGACTCTGGCCTAAAGATGGAGGTGAAGATTATTGACGCTTAG